The Pseudomonas sp. FP2309 genome has a window encoding:
- a CDS encoding YajG family lipoprotein, with protein MLQRLLFGLITVTSLTLVGCANSPQQLSPQPKLTTQLAPVGHGQPVSVRVVDGRPSPTLGSRGGLYPETALISVTGQDVLPKLQAQAEAAVRLLGFTPSANAPGAPQLTITLAELKYQSPKEGLYVTEAAIGATFKSDVTAGTRRYSGRYGASLNQRFGMSPNQETNTKLVSDVLSDALTRLFKDPSIGSLLSSQ; from the coding sequence ATGTTGCAACGCCTGTTGTTCGGTTTGATCACTGTGACCAGTTTGACCCTGGTTGGCTGCGCCAACAGCCCGCAACAACTCAGCCCGCAACCCAAGCTCACCACACAGCTGGCGCCGGTAGGTCACGGTCAGCCGGTGTCGGTACGTGTCGTAGACGGCCGTCCTTCGCCGACCCTCGGCTCGCGCGGCGGCCTGTACCCGGAAACCGCGCTCATCTCGGTGACCGGCCAGGACGTACTGCCCAAGCTGCAAGCCCAGGCAGAAGCGGCTGTGCGTCTGCTGGGCTTCACGCCGAGCGCCAACGCCCCCGGCGCGCCGCAGTTGACCATCACCCTGGCCGAGCTCAAATATCAGTCACCTAAAGAAGGGCTGTACGTGACGGAAGCGGCCATTGGCGCCACGTTCAAGTCCGACGTCACCGCCGGCACCCGTCGCTACAGTGGCCGTTACGGCGCTTCGCTCAACCAGCGCTTCGGTATGTCGCCAAACCAGGAAACCAACACCAAACTGGTCAGCGACGTCCTGAGTGACGCCTTGACCCGTCTGTTCAAAGACCCAAGCATTGGCTCGTTGCTCAGCTCGCAGTAA